A portion of the Burkholderiales bacterium genome contains these proteins:
- a CDS encoding DMT family transporter → MKHEHVPVRAVLLICAATACFATLDAVIKALSARYPVPLLVWARWAIQALAIVAWLAPKSGARFLRTRLVRRHLVRGGVLIVSSVMFVYALADLPLANVTALSYAAPMMVVVLSVVLLDERVTPARIAFVVAGAIGMILVVRPGSEMFRGASLLALASAGCFALFQVLTRKMAEEDPGALLFYPAAVGALALAIPLAFTLESIAMPWADVMTLVSGGMAGTFGHFMLVLAFRRAPASALTPFTYMHLVWATMLGWAVFGTFPDGYALAGIAIIAGSGLLITLHERRRASAARPSRERRNDR, encoded by the coding sequence ATGAAGCACGAGCACGTTCCGGTTCGCGCGGTGCTGCTGATCTGCGCGGCGACGGCCTGCTTCGCGACGCTCGACGCGGTGATCAAGGCCCTGTCGGCGCGCTACCCGGTACCGCTGCTCGTCTGGGCGCGCTGGGCGATCCAGGCGCTCGCCATCGTCGCCTGGCTCGCGCCGAAGTCGGGGGCCCGGTTCCTGCGCACGCGGCTTGTGCGACGCCACCTCGTGCGCGGGGGCGTGCTCATCGTCTCGTCGGTCATGTTCGTCTACGCGCTCGCCGACCTGCCGCTCGCGAACGTCACGGCGCTGAGCTACGCCGCGCCGATGATGGTCGTCGTGCTCTCGGTCGTGCTGCTGGACGAACGCGTGACGCCCGCGCGGATCGCCTTCGTCGTCGCGGGAGCGATCGGGATGATCCTCGTCGTGCGGCCCGGGAGCGAGATGTTTCGCGGCGCGTCGCTCCTCGCGCTCGCCTCGGCCGGCTGCTTCGCGCTGTTCCAGGTCCTGACGCGCAAGATGGCGGAGGAGGATCCGGGCGCGCTGCTCTTCTATCCGGCTGCCGTCGGCGCGCTGGCACTCGCGATTCCGCTGGCGTTCACGCTCGAATCGATCGCCATGCCGTGGGCCGACGTGATGACGCTGGTGTCGGGCGGCATGGCCGGCACGTTCGGCCACTTCATGCTCGTGCTCGCGTTCCGGCGGGCGCCCGCGTCCGCGCTCACGCCGTTCACCTACATGCACCTGGTCTGGGCGACGATGCTGGGCTGGGCGGTGTTCGGGACGTTCCCGGACGGGTACGCGCTCGCGGGCATCGCCATCATCGCCGGCAGCGGGCTCCTGATCACGCTGCACGAGCGGCGCCGGGCTTCCGCTGCGCGCCCGTCGCGGGAGCGGCGGAACGACCGATGA